The following coding sequences lie in one Mucilaginibacter sp. KACC 22773 genomic window:
- a CDS encoding O-antigen ligase family protein, with the protein MKQLLLINDNNANKVSYYHIMLLMASLPFDRFYSHIILISFIVHTFIHLQKEKLRIMLTLKTVVLQSVFFVTLIATVYSLYRSEAFNEWVLRLPILILPPVFLLNGLDLKKYRANFLFAFAIVCTATIIYLYIDALITIKYYHLPLKTIFSPAFTNHNFSEPLDIHATFFSLQLVVALVYLLALLFKPLTLPVKLICSICSFILLCGLIQLSSKSILAILFIIINLVLPYCLLKGKSRLKFITAGAAISALAFATILNVSSFKERYLTSLTDDFSAFKPGESTDSRLARWHVVAQLIKQKPLIGHGSGSEQKLLHDEFFKAKMYDSFLANLNSHNQYLSFVVKSGIWGLLVYLVTLAYGFKTAILKKDVVFISFMLLITIVSLSENVLDADKGVMFYSLFFALLLFSGGEVKPEEIVKNKSPEYLDEVATNSLALTSY; encoded by the coding sequence ATGAAGCAATTATTGCTGATAAATGATAATAACGCTAATAAGGTAAGTTATTACCACATCATGTTACTTATGGCAAGCCTGCCGTTTGACAGGTTTTACAGCCATATTATACTCATTAGTTTTATTGTGCATACGTTTATCCATTTGCAAAAGGAAAAGCTAAGGATTATGCTCACATTAAAAACTGTAGTACTGCAATCTGTTTTTTTTGTTACGCTTATTGCCACGGTTTACTCCCTTTACCGTTCCGAAGCGTTTAACGAATGGGTATTGCGCTTACCCATTCTGATTTTGCCGCCAGTATTTTTATTAAACGGCCTCGACTTAAAAAAATATCGGGCTAATTTTTTATTTGCTTTTGCCATTGTGTGTACGGCAACCATCATTTACCTATATATTGATGCCCTTATCACCATTAAATATTATCATCTGCCGCTTAAAACCATTTTTTCGCCGGCATTTACCAATCATAATTTCTCGGAGCCGCTTGATATACATGCCACTTTTTTTTCATTACAGTTGGTGGTAGCATTGGTATACCTGTTAGCGCTATTGTTTAAACCGCTAACATTGCCTGTAAAATTAATTTGCAGTATTTGCAGCTTCATATTGTTATGCGGGCTTATCCAGCTAAGTTCAAAATCAATTCTGGCGATTTTATTTATAATTATTAACCTGGTACTCCCGTATTGCCTGCTTAAGGGTAAAAGCAGGCTGAAGTTTATAACGGCCGGCGCAGCAATATCGGCGTTGGCTTTTGCAACAATTTTAAATGTGTCCTCATTCAAAGAACGCTACTTAACCAGTTTGACAGATGATTTTTCGGCATTTAAACCCGGCGAGAGTACCGACTCGCGCCTGGCCCGCTGGCACGTGGTAGCCCAACTTATTAAGCAGAAGCCTTTAATTGGTCATGGCTCCGGTTCTGAGCAGAAACTGTTACACGATGAATTTTTTAAGGCTAAAATGTACGACTCATTTTTAGCCAACTTGAATTCGCACAACCAATACCTCAGCTTCGTGGTAAAATCGGGCATTTGGGGGCTGCTTGTTTATTTGGTAACGCTGGCATACGGTTTTAAAACCGCTATCCTAAAAAAGGACGTGGTATTTATCAGCTTTATGCTGCTGATTACCATTGTTTCGCTTTCAGAAAATGTGCTGGATGCCGATAAGGGTGTTATGTTTTACAGCTTGTTTTTTGCCTTGCTGTTGTTTTCCGGCGGCGAAGTGAAGCCTGAAGAAATCGTCAAAAATAAAAGCCCGGAATATTTAGATGAAGTGGCAACCAACAGTTTAGCGCTTACGTCATACTAA
- a CDS encoding DUF1972 domain-containing protein, which yields MKLRIAILGIRGVPNYYGGFEHISEYVSAGLVKRGHSVTVYNSHNHPYQQDSWNGVEIRHCYDPEYMVGTAGQFVYDMNCLLDARKRNFDVVMLMGYTSSSVWGQLYPKSSTIITNMDGMEWKRTKYSKPVQQFLKYAEKLAVKHSDYYVADSRVIKSYLKDKYNINSKYIPYGADIFTDFEREQYDVSEALKEDYFLLMARMEPENNIEAILEGFNRSNSGKKFKVLGDTSNRFGKFITNKFANDQRIQFKGAIFDTPKVRSLQNNSYLYFHGHSVGGTNPSLLEAMASEALIAAHNNPFNKSVLNTDAFYFSNATEVTHLVENVQRKAPEKNMVMNNLHKIQYQFNWERVIDQYEQFIIESYKHKNYEAIIADK from the coding sequence ATGAAACTACGCATAGCCATATTAGGGATTAGGGGTGTACCAAATTACTACGGTGGGTTTGAACATATTTCGGAATATGTATCGGCCGGCCTTGTAAAGCGCGGCCACTCGGTAACGGTTTATAACTCACACAATCATCCATATCAGCAGGATAGCTGGAACGGTGTCGAAATAAGGCATTGTTATGATCCTGAGTACATGGTTGGTACCGCAGGGCAATTTGTTTATGATATGAACTGCCTGTTAGATGCACGCAAACGAAATTTTGATGTGGTAATGCTTATGGGCTATACCAGCAGTTCGGTTTGGGGGCAGCTTTATCCTAAAAGCAGCACCATTATTACCAACATGGACGGCATGGAGTGGAAACGGACTAAATACTCCAAACCAGTACAGCAGTTTTTAAAATATGCCGAAAAGCTGGCAGTTAAACACAGCGACTATTATGTTGCCGATTCAAGAGTGATAAAGTCGTATCTGAAGGATAAGTATAACATCAACAGTAAATACATCCCCTATGGTGCAGATATTTTTACCGATTTTGAGCGCGAGCAATATGATGTAAGCGAAGCGCTAAAGGAGGATTATTTTTTGCTGATGGCACGCATGGAACCCGAAAATAACATAGAAGCCATCCTGGAAGGTTTTAACAGGAGTAATTCGGGCAAAAAGTTTAAAGTTTTGGGCGATACCAGCAATCGTTTTGGCAAGTTCATCACCAATAAATTTGCCAACGACCAACGCATTCAATTTAAAGGCGCCATTTTTGATACGCCCAAGGTACGTTCGTTGCAAAATAACTCTTACCTGTATTTTCATGGGCATAGCGTTGGAGGCACCAATCCATCCTTGTTAGAAGCGATGGCCAGCGAGGCTCTGATAGCGGCGCATAATAACCCCTTTAATAAGTCGGTATTAAATACGGATGCTTTTTATTTTTCAAATGCGACCGAAGTAACCCACCTGGTAGAGAATGTGCAGCGTAAAGCGCCCGAAAAAAATATGGTAATGAATAACCTGCATAAAATTCAGTACCAGTTTAATTGGGAGCGGGTAATTGACCAATACGAGCAGTTTATTATCGAAAGCTATAAACACAAAAACTATGAAGCAATTATTGCTGATAAATGA
- a CDS encoding glycosyltransferase family 4 protein produces MKVAFITRSTLYTVPGGDTVQVVQTARHLTFMGITTDIKLANEHINYNNYDLLHFFNLSRPADILYHSHKAEKPFVISTILCNYSEYDQQHRKGLGRIFKYLPADGVEYVKTIARYLLGRDKLASLAYTWKGQRKSILDILSRAAMILPNSRSEYHRVLNNYPGEVRHMVVPNGTDQHLFKYDASVTKDDKLVLCVARIEGIKNQLNLIKALNNTPYRLLLIGTHSPNQAAYYQECRKTAADNITFIEQIPQYELVKYYAQAKVHVLPSWFETTGLSSIEAALMGCSLVISDKGDVREYFADDAFYCDPAMPKSILAAIEKASRAPVNENLRDKILQKYTWKQAATETLKAYQSVL; encoded by the coding sequence ATGAAAGTAGCATTCATCACCCGGTCAACCTTGTATACCGTGCCCGGCGGCGATACCGTGCAGGTGGTGCAAACCGCGCGCCATCTTACTTTTATGGGCATTACCACCGATATAAAACTGGCAAACGAGCACATTAATTACAACAATTACGATCTGCTGCATTTTTTTAACCTTAGCCGTCCTGCCGATATTTTATACCATAGCCATAAGGCCGAAAAGCCATTCGTCATATCAACCATACTGTGTAATTACAGCGAGTATGATCAGCAGCATCGTAAAGGTTTGGGCAGAATTTTCAAGTATTTGCCGGCAGATGGTGTGGAATATGTTAAAACCATAGCCCGTTACCTGCTCGGCCGCGATAAACTGGCCAGTTTGGCTTATACCTGGAAGGGACAGCGCAAAAGTATATTGGATATTTTAAGCCGGGCGGCTATGATATTGCCCAACTCCCGCTCGGAGTATCACCGGGTATTAAACAATTACCCGGGCGAAGTAAGGCACATGGTGGTACCGAACGGCACCGATCAGCATTTGTTTAAATACGATGCCTCGGTAACAAAAGATGATAAACTGGTGCTTTGTGTTGCCAGGATAGAAGGCATTAAAAACCAGCTGAACCTGATAAAAGCATTAAATAACACGCCTTACCGTTTGCTGCTTATCGGAACCCATTCTCCCAACCAGGCAGCTTATTACCAGGAATGCCGCAAAACAGCGGCAGATAACATCACCTTCATTGAGCAGATACCGCAATATGAACTGGTAAAGTACTATGCACAGGCCAAAGTACATGTATTACCAAGTTGGTTTGAAACCACCGGCCTTAGTTCGATAGAAGCCGCCTTAATGGGCTGTAGCCTGGTTATCAGCGACAAAGGCGATGTAAGGGAATATTTTGCCGACGATGCATTTTATTGCGATCCGGCAATGCCTAAAAGCATTTTGGCTGCCATTGAAAAAGCCAGCCGGGCCCCCGTTAACGAAAATTTACGCGATAAGATTTTACAAAAATATACCTGGAAACAGGCTGCTACTGAAACTTTAAAAGCATATCAATCTGTATTATAA
- a CDS encoding glycosyltransferase family 2 protein: MNFSIPQITVLMPAYNAGKYIGDAITSVLEQTFADFELLIINDGSTDNTIDVVRSFDDPRIVVIYQDNKGIAGALNNGLKYARAPYIARFDADDICYPERLQLQYDFMVANPEYSVIGSAADYIDMEGHFLFTHKPPAFDNDEIQQLKYSVCPFIHSCVFYKKDMVISKGGYNEHAYSFEDHFLWVNILKDQKACNLALPLIKVRLNPESITIDEKWRPRKFRDIKYATLKNRAISKREGSLLAEIGEKQYSAKIKQGSYYALCGKKLLLNNFQPQKARVHVARAISISPLRLDNYLLYTVSYLPERVIIWLHKLVSGGAAI, translated from the coding sequence ATGAACTTTAGCATCCCACAAATAACGGTATTGATGCCTGCCTACAACGCCGGTAAATATATTGGCGATGCCATAACATCGGTACTGGAACAAACTTTTGCGGATTTTGAATTACTTATAATAAATGACGGATCGACAGACAATACGATCGACGTTGTCCGTTCATTTGACGACCCGCGCATTGTAGTAATTTACCAGGATAACAAAGGTATTGCCGGTGCGCTTAACAACGGACTGAAGTATGCCCGTGCGCCATATATAGCGCGCTTTGATGCCGATGATATTTGCTACCCCGAACGTCTGCAACTGCAGTATGATTTTATGGTAGCTAATCCAGAGTACAGCGTAATTGGATCGGCTGCTGACTATATTGACATGGAGGGGCACTTTTTGTTTACCCATAAGCCCCCGGCTTTTGATAACGACGAGATTCAGCAGTTAAAATATTCGGTTTGCCCTTTCATTCACTCCTGTGTTTTTTACAAAAAAGATATGGTAATTAGCAAGGGTGGCTATAATGAGCATGCCTATAGCTTTGAAGATCATTTTTTATGGGTTAATATTTTAAAAGATCAAAAGGCCTGCAACCTTGCCCTACCCTTAATTAAAGTAAGGCTAAACCCCGAATCAATCACCATTGATGAAAAATGGAGGCCCCGCAAGTTCAGGGACATCAAATATGCTACGCTTAAAAACCGCGCTATAAGTAAACGGGAAGGCAGTTTACTGGCAGAAATAGGCGAAAAACAATATTCGGCCAAAATAAAACAAGGCTCTTATTATGCGCTTTGCGGTAAAAAACTACTGCTTAATAACTTTCAGCCACAAAAGGCCCGCGTTCATGTGGCCAGGGCTATCAGCATCTCGCCCTTAAGGTTAGATAACTACCTGCTGTATACTGTTAGCTACCTTCCGGAACGAGTAATTATTTGGCTGCATAAATTAGTATCAGGAGGTGCTGCGATATGA
- a CDS encoding oligosaccharide flippase family protein, producing MKKKLVIDLSANTLQLVINQLFGVIIFYVLSVNLDKNSFGQVNLALAVLLSAFNILSFGIDQVIIKKVAHGDDVQTVLSLYAFHVLFAGGLFYGILLLGRTFFIHDNEVYRLMLLLGLGKLMIFFSTPLKQVSSGMERFKLLACMLVISNMVRGISLLILAVLHQVSIGTIIWVFIGGDVLELTASFYLFRRYVRVPVLPAWRKSPYFALLRQSLPQVGVVLITSALARFDWLFIGFMVSAVSLAEYSFAYKIFEISTLPLLAIAPLILPRFTKLFKTDNHRRADLKLLIRIELIIAAFTALILNMCWNPVVDNITRGRYGAVNTTTIFILSLCLPLLYFNNFLWTIFFAQNRLKMIFNSFLLTFAVNVVGDLVLIPFYKNEGAALAFLLACLVQGVFYLANDKSGLKGSFYTLAICTACAFFSGLAAKALFPNLWLAAIMAVVFYGVSLLITMQLKRDDRAGLIGLLNW from the coding sequence ATGAAAAAAAAGCTGGTAATTGATCTTTCGGCAAATACATTGCAGCTTGTCATCAACCAGCTGTTTGGGGTGATTATTTTTTATGTATTATCTGTAAATCTTGATAAAAACAGCTTTGGCCAGGTTAATCTGGCCTTAGCGGTACTGCTATCTGCATTCAATATCCTTTCTTTTGGTATCGACCAGGTAATTATTAAAAAAGTAGCGCATGGCGATGATGTTCAAACAGTTTTGTCGCTTTATGCTTTCCATGTGTTGTTTGCCGGAGGGCTATTTTATGGCATCCTGTTATTGGGCCGCACGTTTTTCATACATGACAATGAAGTATACCGCCTGATGCTGCTGTTGGGCCTGGGCAAGCTTATGATCTTCTTTTCCACACCATTAAAGCAGGTTTCTAGCGGCATGGAGCGTTTTAAATTACTGGCATGCATGCTGGTCATATCCAATATGGTAAGGGGCATCAGCCTGCTCATTTTGGCCGTTTTGCACCAGGTAAGCATAGGCACCATAATATGGGTATTTATTGGTGGCGATGTACTTGAATTAACGGCGTCCTTTTATCTTTTCAGGCGCTATGTACGGGTGCCCGTACTTCCCGCCTGGAGAAAATCACCTTACTTTGCCTTACTGCGCCAATCATTGCCACAGGTTGGAGTGGTCTTAATTACTTCGGCCCTGGCCCGGTTCGATTGGTTGTTCATCGGGTTTATGGTATCGGCAGTTAGTTTGGCAGAGTATAGTTTCGCATACAAGATATTTGAGATCTCTACCCTCCCCTTATTAGCTATCGCCCCCTTAATTCTTCCCCGTTTTACCAAATTATTTAAAACTGATAACCATCGCCGGGCCGATCTTAAATTGCTCATCCGGATAGAACTTATAATAGCAGCATTTACTGCTTTAATTTTAAATATGTGTTGGAACCCTGTGGTTGACAACATAACCCGTGGCAGGTATGGCGCGGTTAATACAACAACCATATTTATCCTCTCGCTTTGTTTACCCCTGCTGTATTTTAATAATTTTTTGTGGACGATTTTTTTTGCGCAAAACAGGTTAAAAATGATCTTCAATTCGTTTTTGCTCACTTTTGCCGTAAATGTAGTTGGCGACCTTGTATTAATCCCTTTTTACAAAAACGAAGGGGCTGCCCTCGCGTTTTTATTGGCCTGCCTGGTACAGGGTGTTTTCTACCTCGCCAATGACAAATCGGGGCTTAAGGGCTCTTTTTATACACTCGCCATTTGTACCGCATGCGCCTTTTTTAGCGGATTGGCAGCCAAAGCCCTATTCCCAAACCTATGGCTGGCCGCGATAATGGCGGTTGTATTTTACGGTGTTTCGTTATTGATCACGATGCAATTAAAGCGGGATGACAGAGCTGGCCTAATCGGGCTGTTAAACTGGTAA
- a CDS encoding glycosyltransferase family 2 protein: protein MNPISVVIITKNEAGTLVKSIPLLKQISDDIIVIDNNSTDQTVTIATAYGCKVYQKAWIGYGANKNKGIQLARYNWILSVDGDEIPDQALINSIKATAPGDDKTVYDIAFKTYFGKKLIRFGNWGRDHHIRLFNRQHVKWNETPVHETLQLPQNVVVKKLDGNLHHYSVENRAEYEKKTIHYSQLSAIKYLKAGKKAGLVKQYLAPVFHFVKTYLFLLGFLDGREGFIISRMAFKNTWLKYHYLSKATQSLKNKPIYQHDVPTVAYKLNTHARVE, encoded by the coding sequence ATGAATCCAATTTCTGTTGTGATCATTACCAAAAACGAGGCCGGTACCCTTGTTAAAAGTATCCCGCTGCTGAAACAGATCAGCGACGACATTATTGTGATTGACAATAACAGTACCGATCAAACCGTAACTATAGCCACGGCATATGGCTGCAAAGTATATCAAAAGGCATGGATTGGCTATGGTGCCAACAAAAATAAAGGCATTCAACTGGCGCGATATAACTGGATACTAAGCGTTGATGGTGATGAGATACCCGACCAGGCCCTGATCAACTCTATAAAGGCAACGGCTCCGGGCGATGATAAAACCGTTTACGATATAGCCTTTAAAACTTATTTTGGCAAAAAGCTCATCCGCTTTGGTAACTGGGGTCGCGATCACCATATCCGCCTGTTCAACAGGCAGCATGTTAAATGGAACGAAACGCCGGTACACGAAACATTGCAACTGCCGCAAAACGTTGTTGTAAAAAAACTGGACGGTAACCTGCACCATTATTCTGTGGAAAACCGGGCCGAGTACGAGAAGAAAACAATTCACTATTCGCAATTAAGCGCCATAAAGTACCTGAAAGCCGGAAAAAAGGCGGGCCTTGTAAAGCAGTATTTGGCGCCGGTATTTCATTTTGTGAAGACCTACTTGTTTTTATTGGGGTTTTTAGATGGCAGAGAAGGCTTCATCATTTCACGGATGGCATTTAAAAATACATGGCTAAAATATCATTACCTTAGTAAAGCTACACAAAGCCTAAAGAATAAGCCGATTTACCAGCATGACGTACCTACCGTGGCATATAAACTTAATACCCATGCGCGTGTTGAATAA
- a CDS encoding NAD-dependent epimerase/dehydratase family protein, protein MKTGIKAIVTGATGMVGEGLMHQCLQNPDVEQVLVINRKPSGVSHPQLKEIIHADFFDLSSISDQLTGYNACFFCLGVTSVGKKADEYYKLTYTLTMHMAQILAKQDPEMTFCYVSGAGTDSNEKGNGWAAVKGKTENDLMKLPFKQVYAFRPGFIKPIQGLKNAHNFYKYINWLFPVGRALYPAGFCTLEELAVAMIKVVNHPYPKKVVEGKDIIALAG, encoded by the coding sequence ATGAAAACAGGAATAAAAGCCATTGTTACCGGCGCAACCGGAATGGTAGGCGAGGGGCTTATGCACCAATGTTTACAAAACCCGGATGTTGAGCAGGTATTAGTGATTAACCGGAAGCCGTCGGGGGTATCGCATCCCCAATTAAAAGAGATCATTCATGCCGATTTTTTTGATCTCTCGTCAATCAGTGATCAGCTTACCGGTTATAATGCGTGTTTTTTTTGCCTGGGTGTTACTTCGGTGGGCAAAAAGGCCGATGAATATTATAAGCTTACTTATACACTCACCATGCACATGGCTCAAATATTGGCAAAACAAGATCCTGAAATGACTTTTTGCTATGTATCGGGCGCTGGCACCGATAGTAATGAAAAAGGCAACGGGTGGGCCGCGGTAAAAGGCAAAACAGAAAACGACCTGATGAAACTGCCCTTTAAACAAGTTTACGCCTTTAGGCCAGGCTTTATAAAACCGATACAGGGCTTGAAAAATGCCCATAACTTTTACAAGTATATCAACTGGCTGTTCCCGGTTGGCCGTGCGCTTTACCCGGCTGGTTTTTGCACTTTGGAGGAATTGGCTGTCGCCATGATAAAGGTAGTAAACCACCCATACCCCAAAAAAGTTGTAGAAGGGAAGGATATCATAGCATTGGCCGGGTAA
- a CDS encoding 2OG-Fe(II) oxygenase: protein MEDSFNCLIDSYLADKVGIANHFLSDTLAADLKLNLLALVQSSLLLSAGTGNDTAVNHDTKVRGDHIYWLDRKHDTPCENDFLDLMDSFVAYLNKTCYTGITGYEFHYTLYEKGAFYKKHLDQFRNNDSRKYSMIMYLNTGWLAADGGELRIHHLTREQNISPENGRTVFFKSNELVHEVLCTQKPRMSITGWLKVDH, encoded by the coding sequence TTGGAAGATTCATTCAATTGCCTTATCGATAGTTACCTTGCCGACAAGGTTGGCATAGCCAATCATTTTTTAAGTGACACGCTTGCTGCCGATCTTAAACTAAACCTACTGGCACTTGTTCAATCGAGCTTGCTGTTATCTGCCGGAACCGGTAACGATACAGCCGTGAACCATGACACTAAAGTTAGGGGCGACCACATCTACTGGCTCGACCGCAAGCATGACACCCCTTGCGAAAATGATTTTCTCGACCTGATGGATAGCTTTGTTGCCTATCTTAATAAAACCTGTTATACCGGTATCACCGGCTATGAATTTCATTATACGTTGTATGAAAAGGGCGCTTTCTACAAAAAACATCTTGATCAGTTCAGGAATAACGATAGTCGTAAATATTCAATGATCATGTATTTAAATACCGGGTGGTTAGCTGCCGATGGTGGCGAATTGCGTATACACCATTTAACTCGTGAACAAAACATCAGCCCTGAAAACGGGCGCACGGTATTCTTTAAAAGTAATGAGCTTGTTCACGAGGTTTTATGTACTCAAAAACCAAGAATGAGTATTACTGGCTGGTTAAAGGTAGATCATTAA